A genomic stretch from Leishmania infantum JPCM5 genome chromosome 23 includes:
- a CDS encoding neutral sphingomyelinase activation associated factor-like protein: MRRRRSRLTLYWLTDKEWFLGEDDCVRPASRWRSLLGTVTEGALSLASEHLFFDDGGPHVVIFPLSRVADAAVHLCNEHISVTFTCKNALRREVLTPPTSKHSVPGICRPYPNKETWVFHFPRASEWVAESLRSLFTRHRIEDILSRREVALQGASSVVSFCARRQVPMREQRGVLYIGDAELVFEPLFPLSAHGVVTLDRRQCRHTFARWIIFEAVGLDLYTSESPAATPALSLIFRNSRERDEAAHLLAERLGVPPYRVSIQTVSQAWRNHSISSYEYLLHLNKWASRCANDVFQYPVFPWVLADYTSSALDLSQPSTFRDLSKPIGALSPSRLALLRERAEFLREAEETAYLYSTHYSSAAIVAYYLVRPHPEFQLSLQGGTLDVPERIMESIPQLWNSVTTNSSNFRELIPQFFNEGFVALCGPPLLPLGLHADGSPVAAYVKLPPWAASSEDFVRQHRAALESDIVSASLHLWIDLVFGVAQTGEQACASDNLFHPFSYPQCDRQLSVPGLHLSSREYAREFGNVPIQLFADLHPPRARIAHTLACTAEALEACGCATTSANQQRLLRMMEELQFIEDATDTVADSADAHDEGAHGLPTHAAALTVISTTSLSCRSARFVTLGHSHADPPASPTAVLLVVGSDQRTATLFDVATGKRIRSFPDFDGLITATAFHDSHMFVFTETTSCYVLSLTSHAVAHFTAEVTPAAVLQACFASQLVVLADSNAQLSGWALQRGTSPLLFESPLSFTCEASSRVACIGSSADGDTVVAATEQLEVFVCRGGTCCECMLQQVPAPSAVLHIMPADRLTRFWVFFLEEAALYDLGGLPLRRIATTAASIMTCPQLAYQLYPLYIHMDNGALEVFQLLHSGERAVPLRCSRLRSLQLSSAGNLVAFVGTAVADCEPSLVLTMAALTAQLTG, encoded by the coding sequence ATGCGTCGCCGGCGCTCTCGTTTGACGCTCTACTGGCTCACAGACAAGGAGTGGTTTCTCGGCGAAGACGACTGTGTGCGGCCCGCCTCTAGGTGGAGATCGCTTCTGGGCACTGTCACGGAAGGCGCACTGTCCTTGGCGTCGGAACATCTGTTTTTTGATGACGGCGGCCCGCACGTCGTTATTTTCCCACTGTCAAGAGTGGCGGATGCCGCCGTGCACCTTTGCAATGAGCACATTTCCGTAACGTTCACGTGCAAGAACGCACTGCGGCGCGAAGTGCTCACGCCGCCAACCAGCAAGCACTCGGTTCCAGGCATCTGCAGGCCATACCCGAACAAGGAGACGTGGGTGTTTCACTTTCCACGCGCGTCTGAGTGGGTCGCGGAGTCCCTCCGCAGCCTCTTTACCCGGCATCGCATCGAGGACATCCTGTCACGCCGCGAGGTTGCTTTGCAGGGTGCCTCCTCCGTTGTCAGCTTCTGTGCGCGGCGTCAGGTGCCGATGCGGGAGCAGAGAGGCGTTCTCTACATCGGCGATGCCGAGCTTGTCTTCGAGCCGCTCTTCCCTCTGTCGGCGCACGGGGTAGTAACGCTGGACCGTCGCCAGTGCCGTCACACCTTTGCTCGGTGGATCATCTTTGAGGCTGTGGGGCTCGACCTGTACACGTCCGAGTCACCTGCAGCGACTCCTGCGCTGTCGCTTATCTTCCGCAACTCTCGCGAAAGGGATGAGGCTGCCCACCTGCTTGCCGAGCGCCTCGGCGTTCCACCCTACCGTGTCTCCATCCAGACCGTTTCGCAAGCGTGGAGGAACCACTCCATCTCCAGCTACGAGTACCTCCTGCACCTAAACAAGTGGGCGTCGCGGTGCGCCAACGACGTCTTTCAGTACCCCGTCTTTCCTTGGGTACTCGCCGACTACACCTCGTCTGCGCTGGACCTTTCTCAGCCGTCGACCTTCCGCGACCTGTCCAAGCCGATAGGTGCCCTCTCCCCGTCGCGGCTGGCCCTCCTCCGGGAGCGGGCTGAGTTCCtgcgagaggcagaggagacggCATACTTGTACTCCACGCACTACTCCTCCGCTGCTATCGTCGCCTACTACTTGGTGCGTCCTCACCCTGAGTTTCAGCTGAGTCTTCAGGGCGGTACGCTCGATGTGCCGGAGCGCATCATGGAGTCCATTCCACAGCTTTGGAACAGCGTCACGACAAACTCGAGCAACTTCCGCGAGCTCATTCCACAGTTCTTCAACGAAGGCTTCGTGGCACTGTGCggtcctcctctccttcctctcggTTTGCATGCCGACGGGTCTCCCGTGGCCGCGTATGTTAAGCTGCCTCCGTGGGCGGCTAGCAGTGAGGACTTTGTACGCCAACATCGTGCAGCCCTTGAGAGCGATATCGTTTCCGCGTCTCTCCACCTATGGATCGACCTCGTCTTCGGCGTGGCGCAGACTGGCGAGCAAGCGTGTGCGTCGGATAACTTATTTCACCCCTTTTCGTACCCCCAGTGTGACAGGCAGCTGAGCGTGCCTGGGCTGCACCTCTCATCCCGCGAGTATGCGAGAGAGTTCGGGAACGTGCCGATTCAACTCTTCGCCGACCTGCATCCGCCACGCGCGAGGATTGCGCACACACTTGCGTGCACGGCAGAAGCCTTAGAAGCGTGCGGGTGCGCGACCACGTCTGCCAATCAGCAACGCCTCTTGCGCAtgatggaggagctgcagttCATTGAGGACGCGACGGACACCGTGGCCGACTCGGCGGACGCACACGACGAAGGCGCGCATGGTCTgcccacgcacgcagcagctctcACCGTCATTTCGACCACCTCCCTATCTTGCCGCTCAGCTCGTTTTGTTACACTTGGCCACAGCCATGCCGATCCACCCGCCTCACCGACGGCAGTGCTGCTTGTCGTTGGCAGTGATCAGCGCACGGCGACGCTATTCGACGTCGCGACGGGCAAGCGCATTCGCTCCTTTCCCGATTTTGATGGcctcatcaccgccaccgctttTCACGACAGCCACATGTTCGTTTTCACAGAGACTACAAGTTGTTACGTTCTGTCGCTCACCTCGCACGCCGTGGCACACTTTACCGCTGAGGTGACGCCTGCAGCTGTCCTCCAAGCTTGTTTCGCATCACAGCTGGTCGTTCTTGCAGACTCCAACGCACAACTCTCGGGCTGggcactgcagcgcggcacaTCCCCGTTACTCTTTGAGTCGCCGCTCTCCTTTACGTGCGAGGCCTCCTCGCGGGTCGCGTGCATCGGCTCCTCCGCGGATGGCGACACCgttgtcgccgccaccgagcaGTTGGAGGTCTTTGTTTGTCGCGGAGGCACATGTTGCGAGTGCATGCTTCAACAGGTGCCTGCTCCATCAGCGGTCCTGCACATCATGCCGGCAGATCGGCTCACACGCTTCTGGGTGTTCTTTCTCGAGGAGGCCGCTCTCTATGATCTTGGAGGCCTTCCGCTGAGGCGTAttgccaccactgccgcgtcTATCATGACGTGCCCTCAGCTGGCCTACCAGCTCTACCCGCTCTACATACACATGGACAACGGAGCCCTTGAGGTGttccagctgctgcacagtGGGGAgcgcgccgtgccgctgcggtgcagccgGCTGCGGTCTCTGCAGCTCTCGTCCGCCGGCAACCTCGTCGCTTtcgtcggcaccgccgttgccgatTGCGAGCCGTCGCTCGTCCTTACGATGGCCGCACTGACGGCTCAGCTGACAGGGTGA